The Dongia rigui genomic interval GCGACACGATCCCGATCATCCGTGGTTCGGCGCTGTGCGCGCTGGAGAACAAGAGCCCGGAGCTGGGTCATGACGCGATCCTGAAGCTGATGGAGGCGGTCGATACCGCCATTCCGCAGCCGGAGCGTCCGAAGGATCGTCCGTTCCTGATGCCGGTCGAAGACGTGTTCTCGATCTCGGGCCGTGGCACGGTTGTGACCGGTCGCGTCGAGCGCGGCATCGTGAAGGTCGGCGAGGAAGTCGAGATCGTTGGTCTGAAGGCCACCGTGAAGACGACCGTGACCGGCGTTGAAATGTTTAGGAAGCTGCTCGATAGCGGCGAGGCCGGCGACAACATCGGCGCGCTGCTGCGCGGCACGAAGCGTGAGGACGTCGAGCGTGGCCAGGTTCTGGCGAAGCCCGGTTCGATCACGCCGCACACGAAGTTCAAGGCGGAAGCCTACATTTTGACCAAGGAAGAGGGTGGCCGTCACACGCCGTTCTTCTCCAACTATCGCCCGCAGTTCTACTTCCGCACGACGGACGTGACGGGGACGGTGGAATTGCCGGAAGGCACCGAGATGGTGATGCCCGGCGACAACATCGCGATGACGGTCAATCTGATTGCCCCGATCGCCATGGATGAAGGCCTGCGCTTCGCGATCCGCGAAGGCGGCCGCACCGTCGGCGCCGGCGTCGTCGCCAAGATCGTCGAGTAAG includes:
- the tuf gene encoding elongation factor Tu, which gives rise to MAKAKFERNKPHCNVGTIGHVDHGKTSLTAAITKVLAETGGATFTAYDQIDKAPEERARGITISTAHVEYETKNRHYAHVDCPGHADYVKNMITGAAQMDGAILVVSAADGPMPQTREHILLARQVGVPALVVFMNKCDMVDDAELLDLVELEVRELLSKYEFPGDTIPIIRGSALCALENKSPELGHDAILKLMEAVDTAIPQPERPKDRPFLMPVEDVFSISGRGTVVTGRVERGIVKVGEEVEIVGLKATVKTTVTGVEMFRKLLDSGEAGDNIGALLRGTKREDVERGQVLAKPGSITPHTKFKAEAYILTKEEGGRHTPFFSNYRPQFYFRTTDVTGTVELPEGTEMVMPGDNIAMTVNLIAPIAMDEGLRFAIREGGRTVGAGVVAKIVE